In a single window of the Nocardiopsis composta genome:
- a CDS encoding alpha/beta fold hydrolase has translation MDRALAPEADHLALDVRGMVFDALAAGPEDGPLVLFLHGFPEFASCWREQIAAAARAGYRAVAVDQRGYSPGARPEGPAAYTVDELVADVFAFADALQAERFHLVGHDWGGVLAWPAAGRRPERIRTLTVLSTPHPRALAGAVAESEEQRESLSYIGLFRREGKAEEVLLGEDAAALRGIYQGRVPGDLVEENVRRLREPGALTAALNWYRALEGTAADAPPIEVPVLYLWGEGDLAFTAAAAEATGEWVSGEYDYVRLDGASHWLPEEDPERIIPPILEHLKRG, from the coding sequence ATGGACCGCGCCCTCGCCCCCGAAGCCGACCACCTCGCACTGGACGTGCGCGGCATGGTCTTCGACGCCCTCGCCGCCGGCCCCGAGGACGGCCCGCTGGTGCTGTTCCTGCACGGCTTCCCCGAGTTCGCCTCCTGCTGGCGGGAGCAGATCGCCGCGGCCGCCCGGGCCGGCTACCGCGCGGTCGCCGTGGACCAGCGCGGCTACTCCCCCGGCGCGCGCCCCGAGGGCCCCGCCGCCTACACCGTGGACGAGCTGGTCGCCGACGTGTTCGCCTTCGCCGACGCGCTGCAGGCCGAGCGGTTCCACCTGGTCGGGCACGACTGGGGCGGGGTGCTGGCCTGGCCGGCGGCGGGCCGCCGGCCCGAGCGGATCCGCACCCTGACCGTGCTGTCCACCCCGCACCCGCGCGCCCTGGCCGGCGCGGTCGCCGAATCCGAGGAGCAGCGGGAGAGCCTCTCCTACATCGGCCTGTTCCGCCGGGAGGGCAAGGCCGAGGAGGTGCTGCTCGGCGAGGACGCCGCCGCGCTGCGCGGGATCTACCAGGGGCGCGTCCCCGGCGACCTGGTCGAGGAGAACGTGCGCCGGCTCCGCGAGCCGGGCGCGCTGACCGCCGCGCTCAACTGGTACCGGGCGCTGGAGGGCACCGCCGCCGACGCTCCGCCGATCGAGGTCCCGGTGCTCTACCTGTGGGGCGAGGGCGACCTGGCGTTCACCGCCGCGGCCGCCGAGGCCACCGGGGAGTGGGTGAGCGGCGAATACGACTACGTCCGGCTGGACGGCGCCTCGCACTGGCTGCCCGAGGAGGACCCGGAGCGGATCATCCCGCCGATCCTGGAGCACCTGAAGCGCGGCTGA
- a CDS encoding oxygenase MpaB family protein, with protein MEQPTVALPESVTWRIQTDRAMWVAGVRALMLQALHPVAVQGVWQRSDFREDPTGRLLRTVDFVGTTTYGSPQEAEELGARVRAVHRRLNFTDPATGRRHRVDEPDLLLWVHCAEVVSYLEVVVRAGARVSRADADRYFAEQTRTAAYVGLDPARVPDSVRRMRAYLAGVRPGLAAGPEAREIVRFLLWPKVPERMRALAPFKPMWVPIGLLSYYTLPGWARRMYRVLPEPPGTQALATAALSAVRTGLNATPDALYDRIFEEATVERARRARARLAEHGYRVDGGLAGLRDPRSWPPGAARGAGSRGPAGATVEA; from the coding sequence GTGGAGCAGCCCACCGTCGCCCTTCCGGAGAGCGTGACCTGGCGGATCCAGACGGACCGGGCCATGTGGGTGGCCGGCGTCCGGGCGCTCATGCTGCAGGCTCTGCACCCGGTGGCGGTGCAGGGGGTCTGGCAGCGGTCGGACTTCCGCGAGGACCCCACCGGCCGGCTGCTGCGCACCGTCGACTTCGTCGGCACCACCACCTACGGCAGCCCGCAGGAGGCCGAGGAGCTGGGCGCCCGGGTCCGCGCGGTGCACCGGCGGCTGAACTTCACCGACCCGGCCACCGGCCGCCGGCACCGGGTCGACGAACCGGACCTGCTGCTCTGGGTGCACTGCGCGGAGGTGGTGTCCTACCTGGAGGTGGTGGTGCGGGCCGGCGCCCGGGTGAGCCGCGCCGACGCCGACCGCTACTTCGCCGAGCAGACCCGCACCGCCGCCTACGTGGGGCTGGACCCGGCCCGGGTGCCCGACTCCGTGCGGCGGATGCGCGCCTACCTGGCCGGGGTCCGCCCGGGTCTGGCCGCCGGGCCGGAGGCCAGGGAGATCGTCCGGTTCCTGCTCTGGCCCAAGGTGCCGGAGCGGATGCGCGCGCTGGCCCCGTTCAAGCCGATGTGGGTGCCGATCGGCCTGCTCTCCTACTACACGCTGCCGGGCTGGGCCCGCCGGATGTACCGGGTGCTGCCCGAGCCGCCGGGGACGCAGGCGCTGGCCACCGCCGCGCTGTCCGCGGTGCGCACCGGCCTGAACGCCACCCCCGACGCGCTCTACGACCGGATCTTCGAGGAGGCCACGGTGGAGCGCGCCCGCCGGGCCCGCGCCCGGCTGGCCGAGCACGGCTACCGGGTCGACGGCGGACTCGCCGGGCTGCGCGACCCGCGGTCCTGGCCGCCCGGGGCGGCGCGGGGCGCCGGATCGCGCGGGCCGGCCGGGGCTACAGTGGAGGCATGA
- a CDS encoding DUF3099 domain-containing protein has translation MKRRVRRYAWLMGTCLVLFAGSLPVYYLLGVEWAVAMCAVAMVLPPIAVIVGNSSDPTDPADHDARYGPNRER, from the coding sequence ATGAAGCGCCGGGTGCGCCGGTACGCCTGGCTGATGGGCACCTGCCTGGTGCTGTTCGCCGGGTCGCTGCCGGTCTACTACCTGCTCGGGGTCGAGTGGGCGGTGGCGATGTGCGCGGTCGCCATGGTGCTGCCGCCGATCGCGGTGATCGTGGGCAACAGCTCCGACCCGACCGACCCCGCCGACCACGACGCCCGCTACGGCCCCAACCGGGAGCGCTGA
- a CDS encoding GH25 family lysozyme — translation MRSIIPRIPRSTALSIFLGSVLAAAGTLFAPAAAASPSDTPAMAQHARETPDAPGRADIAAAPSGVPGIDVSHHNGSIDWAKVAGSGVRFSYIKATEGTGFKSPAFNTNYTGSYQAGLIRGAYHFARPDVSGGAAQAEYFAANGGAWSADDQTLPGALDLEDTSAAPHCYGKSPSQIVSWVRDFSDTYRKLTGRDVVLYTSAGWWNDCAGGSGAFASTNPLWVASWTSADRPTIPAGFGVHTFWQYTDKGSVPGIGGNTDLNVFNGSAERLLALANNT, via the coding sequence ATGCGAAGCATCATCCCCCGCATCCCCCGTTCCACCGCGCTGAGCATCTTCCTCGGCTCGGTGCTCGCCGCGGCCGGCACGCTGTTCGCGCCCGCCGCCGCGGCGTCCCCCTCCGACACCCCCGCCATGGCCCAGCACGCCCGGGAGACCCCCGACGCCCCCGGCCGCGCCGACATCGCCGCGGCGCCCTCCGGTGTCCCCGGCATCGACGTCTCGCACCACAACGGATCCATCGACTGGGCGAAGGTCGCCGGAAGCGGCGTGCGCTTCAGCTACATCAAGGCGACCGAGGGCACCGGGTTCAAGTCCCCGGCGTTCAACACCAACTACACCGGCTCCTATCAGGCCGGGCTGATCCGGGGCGCCTACCACTTCGCCCGCCCCGACGTCTCCGGCGGCGCCGCCCAGGCCGAGTACTTCGCCGCCAACGGCGGCGCCTGGTCGGCCGACGACCAGACCCTGCCCGGCGCCCTCGACCTGGAGGACACCTCCGCGGCGCCGCACTGCTACGGCAAGTCGCCCTCGCAGATCGTCTCCTGGGTGCGCGACTTCAGCGACACCTACCGGAAGCTGACCGGCCGGGACGTGGTGCTCTACACCAGTGCCGGCTGGTGGAACGACTGCGCCGGCGGCAGCGGCGCCTTCGCCTCCACCAACCCGCTGTGGGTGGCCAGCTGGACCAGCGCCGACCGGCCCACCATCCCGGCCGGGTTCGGCGTGCACACCTTCTGGCAGTACACCGACAAGGGCTCCGTGCCCGGCATCGGCGGCAACACCGACCTCAACGTGTTCAACGGCTCCGCCGAGCGGCTGCTCGCCCTGGCCAACAACACCTGA
- a CDS encoding pyridoxal-phosphate-dependent aminotransferase family protein, which yields MALSDRTLLGPGPSNPYPEAVLGLSAPILGHLDPEFISVLDRVCDRLRTVWGTANPLTMPLSGTGSLGMEAAFANTVRPGDTVVIAVNGLFGRRMSEVAARYGAEVVAVEHAFGEPVDVQRVLDAHPSPAIVAAVHAETSTGVLSDIGALGAAVHERSEETLLVADCVTSLGGTEVAADDWGIDIGYSGTQKCLGVPPGLAPFTFSERAWRRRVETPPVWYIDLGLLGAYVRGGPGGRAYHHTAPVGMIAALDAALERITAEGTAEVAARHRAAGARLQDGLEDMGLELFAAKGHRLPQLTSVKVPDGVDSAKVRGRLLDEYGIEIGAGVAEYASTVWRIGLMGHNARPDRAELVLAALREVLGR from the coding sequence ATGGCTTTGAGCGACCGCACCCTCCTGGGCCCCGGACCGAGCAACCCCTACCCCGAGGCCGTCCTCGGGCTGTCCGCCCCGATCCTCGGGCACCTGGACCCGGAGTTCATCTCGGTACTGGACCGCGTCTGCGACCGGCTGCGCACGGTGTGGGGCACCGCCAACCCGCTGACCATGCCGCTGTCCGGCACCGGGTCGCTGGGCATGGAGGCGGCGTTCGCCAACACGGTGCGCCCCGGCGACACCGTGGTGATCGCGGTCAACGGCCTGTTCGGGCGGCGGATGAGCGAGGTGGCCGCCCGCTACGGCGCCGAGGTGGTCGCCGTCGAGCACGCCTTCGGCGAGCCGGTCGACGTGCAGCGGGTGCTGGACGCCCACCCCTCTCCGGCGATCGTGGCGGCGGTGCACGCCGAGACCTCCACCGGCGTGCTCAGCGACATCGGCGCGCTGGGCGCCGCGGTGCACGAGCGCTCCGAGGAGACGCTGCTGGTCGCCGACTGCGTCACCTCGCTCGGCGGCACCGAGGTCGCCGCGGACGACTGGGGCATCGACATCGGCTACTCCGGCACCCAGAAGTGCCTGGGGGTGCCGCCGGGGCTGGCGCCGTTCACCTTCTCCGAGCGAGCCTGGCGGCGCCGGGTGGAGACGCCCCCGGTCTGGTACATCGACCTGGGGCTGCTCGGCGCCTACGTGCGCGGCGGCCCCGGCGGGCGCGCCTACCACCACACCGCGCCGGTGGGCATGATCGCCGCCCTGGACGCGGCGCTGGAGCGGATCACCGCCGAGGGCACGGCCGAGGTCGCCGCCCGGCACCGGGCCGCCGGCGCCCGCCTCCAGGACGGGCTGGAGGACATGGGCCTGGAGCTGTTCGCCGCCAAGGGCCACCGGCTGCCGCAGCTGACCTCGGTGAAGGTGCCCGACGGGGTGGACTCGGCCAAGGTCCGCGGGCGGCTCCTGGACGAGTACGGCATCGAGATCGGCGCCGGGGTCGCGGAGTACGCCTCGACGGTGTGGCGGATCGGGCTGATGGGGCACAACGCCCGCCCGGACCGCGCCGAACTGGTGCTGGCCGCGCTCCGCGAGGTGCTGGGCCGCTGA
- a CDS encoding GNAT family N-acetyltransferase, with translation MTVREAERTAVRDAEPVERSVAMGDPAVRPMLDGLAEEYTRRYGAEAAERELAAYPDADFAAPHGGVVLIELGGRPVAGGAFRRLDGATAEFKRIWTDAAHRRRGLGRRAMAALEAAAARSGYRRAYLTTGPEQPEAVALYTRLGYALSSAEGLDERGGRRYYAFSKELGGGAASYDGR, from the coding sequence ATGACGGTGCGGGAGGCCGAGCGCACGGCGGTGCGGGACGCGGAGCCGGTCGAGCGGTCGGTCGCGATGGGCGACCCCGCGGTCCGGCCGATGCTGGACGGGCTCGCCGAGGAGTACACCCGCCGCTACGGTGCGGAGGCCGCCGAGCGGGAGCTGGCCGCCTACCCCGACGCCGACTTCGCCGCGCCGCACGGCGGGGTGGTCCTGATCGAGCTGGGCGGCCGGCCGGTGGCCGGCGGCGCGTTCCGCCGGCTGGACGGCGCCACCGCCGAGTTCAAGCGGATCTGGACCGACGCCGCGCACCGCAGGCGCGGGCTGGGCCGCCGGGCGATGGCCGCCCTGGAGGCCGCCGCCGCGCGCAGCGGCTACCGCCGCGCCTACCTCACCACCGGCCCGGAGCAGCCCGAGGCCGTGGCGCTGTACACCCGGCTGGGTTACGCGCTGTCGTCCGCCGAGGGGCTCGACGAGCGGGGCGGCCGCCGCTACTACGCGTTCAGCAAGGAGCTCGGGGGCGGCGCGGCGTCCTACGATGGACGCTAG
- a CDS encoding aminopeptidase P family protein — MTEQQRPDGGRAQGGGTDEPVFRPRKNGQEQSVSEELSAWMRTGWADTEKRDVRPIEQARHTARRRSELSARFPGERLVVPAGGLKTRSNDTEYPFRAATDYVYLSGDQSDDGCLVFEPHEGGGHEVTAYLRPRSNRENGEFWLDGHGELWSGRRNSLAESSALLGLTVHDVRELPALLEKAAGGVATRIVRGHDAALEQIVDELRGGATEESAARDEELAVALHDMRLVKDDWEVEQLQKAVDATVRGFNDVVAVLPQAKATSERYIEGTFFLRARVEGNDVGYGTIAASGPNATTLHWVRNDGPVREGDLLLLDAGVEGTELYTADVTRTLPVSGAFTEVQRRVYDLVYASQEAAIASLAPGRPFREYHRVAQRVLAEGLIEWGLLEGPVDRVVELGLQRRYTLHGTGHMLGLDVHDCARARTEEHLYGELRPGMVLTVEPGLYFQPDDLTVPEELRGIGVRIEDDVLITEDGSRVMSAGLPRASADVEAWLAERMPKA, encoded by the coding sequence GTGACCGAGCAGCAGCGCCCCGACGGGGGACGGGCCCAGGGCGGCGGAACCGACGAACCGGTGTTCCGGCCGCGCAAGAACGGGCAGGAGCAGTCGGTCTCCGAGGAGCTGTCGGCGTGGATGCGCACCGGCTGGGCCGACACCGAGAAGCGCGACGTGCGCCCGATCGAGCAGGCGCGGCACACCGCGCGCCGCCGCTCCGAGCTCAGCGCCCGGTTCCCCGGCGAGCGCCTGGTGGTCCCGGCCGGCGGCCTGAAGACCCGGTCCAACGACACCGAGTACCCGTTCCGCGCCGCCACCGACTACGTCTACCTCAGCGGGGACCAGTCCGACGACGGCTGCCTGGTGTTCGAGCCGCACGAGGGCGGCGGCCACGAGGTCACCGCCTACCTGCGGCCGCGCTCCAACCGGGAGAACGGCGAGTTCTGGCTGGACGGCCACGGAGAGCTGTGGAGCGGCCGGCGCAACAGCCTGGCCGAGTCCTCGGCGCTGCTCGGCCTGACCGTGCACGACGTGCGCGAGCTGCCGGCCCTGCTGGAGAAGGCGGCCGGCGGCGTGGCCACCCGCATCGTCCGCGGCCACGACGCCGCCCTGGAGCAGATCGTCGACGAGCTGCGCGGCGGCGCCACCGAGGAGAGCGCGGCGCGCGACGAGGAGCTGGCCGTCGCCCTGCACGACATGCGGCTGGTCAAGGACGACTGGGAGGTCGAGCAGCTGCAGAAGGCCGTGGACGCCACGGTGCGCGGCTTCAACGACGTGGTGGCGGTGCTGCCGCAGGCCAAGGCCACCTCGGAGCGGTACATCGAGGGCACCTTCTTCCTGCGCGCGCGGGTGGAGGGCAACGACGTCGGCTACGGCACCATCGCCGCCTCCGGGCCCAACGCCACCACCCTGCACTGGGTGCGCAACGACGGCCCGGTCCGCGAGGGCGACCTGCTGCTGCTGGACGCCGGGGTGGAGGGCACCGAGCTCTACACCGCCGACGTCACCCGCACCCTGCCGGTGTCGGGCGCCTTCACCGAGGTGCAGCGGCGCGTCTACGACCTGGTGTACGCCTCCCAGGAGGCGGCCATCGCCTCGCTCGCGCCGGGGCGGCCGTTCCGCGAGTACCACAGGGTCGCCCAGCGGGTGCTGGCCGAGGGGCTGATCGAGTGGGGGCTGCTGGAGGGGCCGGTGGACCGGGTCGTCGAGCTGGGCCTGCAGCGCCGCTACACCCTGCACGGCACCGGGCACATGCTCGGCCTGGACGTGCACGACTGCGCCCGGGCCCGCACCGAGGAGCACCTCTACGGCGAGCTGCGCCCGGGCATGGTGCTCACCGTCGAGCCGGGCCTGTACTTCCAGCCCGACGACCTGACCGTCCCCGAGGAGCTGCGCGGCATCGGCGTGCGGATCGAGGACGACGTGCTGATCACCGAGGACGGCAGCCGGGTGATGTCGGCGGGCCTGCCGCGCGCCTCCGCCGACGTCGAGGCGTGGCTGGCCGAGCGGATGCCCAAGGCCTGA
- a CDS encoding lysophospholipid acyltransferase family protein: MLYTALRWTCSSLGRALYRPVIEGLENIPSSGPVLLAANHLSFSDSVVLPLAVPRPMQFLAKAEYFEGSGVKGRVSRTLVTSLGAIPVRRTGGRDALNSLDLGLSVLKDGGVFVIYPEGTRSPDGRLYKGRTGVAHLALTSGAPVVPVGLTGTERIQPIGARLPRLARIRIRFGDPLDFSFGYDHLKAGRARREVTDRVMAAIRDLTGQEEAGVYNPNSPAA; this comes from the coding sequence ATGCTCTACACGGCGCTGCGCTGGACGTGCTCGTCCCTGGGACGCGCGCTCTACCGGCCGGTGATCGAGGGGCTGGAGAACATCCCGTCCTCCGGGCCGGTGCTGCTGGCCGCCAACCACCTGTCGTTCTCCGACAGCGTGGTCCTCCCGCTCGCGGTGCCCCGCCCGATGCAGTTCCTCGCCAAGGCCGAGTACTTCGAGGGGAGCGGCGTCAAGGGCCGGGTCTCCCGCACCCTGGTCACCTCGCTGGGGGCGATCCCGGTGCGCCGCACCGGCGGCCGCGACGCGCTGAACTCCCTGGACCTGGGGTTGTCGGTGCTCAAGGACGGCGGCGTGTTCGTCATCTACCCGGAGGGCACCCGCTCCCCCGACGGGCGGCTGTACAAGGGCCGCACCGGGGTGGCGCACCTGGCGCTGACCTCGGGCGCACCGGTCGTCCCGGTGGGGCTGACCGGGACCGAGCGCATCCAGCCGATCGGGGCCCGCCTGCCCCGCCTGGCGCGGATCCGGATCCGCTTCGGCGACCCCCTGGACTTCTCCTTCGGCTACGACCACCTGAAGGCGGGCCGCGCCCGCCGGGAGGTCACCGACCGGGTGATGGCCGCCATCCGCGACCTGACCGGCCAGGAGGAGGCCGGCGTGTACAACCCCAACTCCCCCGCCGCCTGA
- a CDS encoding dihydrofolate reductase family protein — protein MGEIVYFAQQSVDGFIEGPEGEFDWPAVGPELSEYSRAAGEQAGAFLYGRVVWEMMSGFWPRAEELSDDPHDLAFAPAWRAKPKLVVSRTLQGAEWNTRVLADLDELAAAKKEAEGDIVLFGGSELAAALTERGLIDEYRLIVHPVALGGGKRAFADPGRLGLELSESRVFDGTAVLLRYRR, from the coding sequence ATGGGCGAGATCGTCTACTTCGCGCAGCAGTCGGTCGACGGCTTCATCGAGGGCCCCGAGGGCGAGTTCGACTGGCCGGCGGTGGGACCGGAGCTGTCGGAGTACTCCCGCGCCGCGGGCGAGCAGGCCGGCGCGTTCCTGTACGGGCGGGTGGTCTGGGAGATGATGTCCGGGTTCTGGCCGCGCGCCGAGGAGCTCTCCGACGACCCGCACGACCTGGCGTTCGCCCCGGCCTGGCGGGCCAAGCCCAAGCTGGTGGTCTCCCGGACGCTGCAGGGCGCCGAGTGGAACACCCGGGTACTGGCCGACCTGGACGAGCTGGCCGCCGCGAAGAAGGAGGCGGAGGGGGACATCGTGCTGTTCGGCGGCTCCGAGCTGGCGGCGGCCCTCACCGAGCGGGGACTGATCGACGAGTACCGCCTGATCGTCCACCCGGTCGCCCTGGGCGGCGGGAAGCGGGCCTTCGCCGACCCCGGGCGGCTCGGGCTGGAGCTGTCCGAGTCGCGGGTGTTCGACGGCACCGCCGTGCTGCTCCGCTACCGCCGCTGA
- a CDS encoding trimeric intracellular cation channel family protein, with the protein MDFGAAPLIAFDVLDLLGAFAFGLSGALVAVRRDFDVVGIAVLACCTAFGGGLIRDVLIGDIPPVAFTDLRYLVTALVAALVVFLWHPPERVRRVPLTLVDAMGLGLYCVTGAVKAASFGLGPVPSALMGVTTAVGGGMLRDVLAGLQPSVLRRDSELYALPALVGAGAASLLFYTGAYNWWTGALAALGAIVLRLLAVRYHWSAPRALRRQGGES; encoded by the coding sequence ATGGACTTCGGGGCGGCGCCGCTCATCGCCTTCGACGTGCTCGACCTGCTCGGCGCGTTCGCGTTCGGGCTGTCCGGGGCGCTGGTGGCGGTGCGGCGGGACTTCGACGTGGTGGGCATCGCGGTGCTGGCGTGCTGCACCGCGTTCGGCGGCGGGCTGATCCGCGATGTGCTCATCGGCGACATCCCGCCGGTGGCCTTCACCGACCTGCGCTACCTGGTGACGGCGCTGGTCGCCGCGCTGGTGGTCTTCCTGTGGCACCCGCCCGAGCGGGTGCGGCGGGTGCCGCTGACCCTGGTCGACGCGATGGGGCTGGGGCTGTACTGCGTCACCGGCGCGGTCAAGGCGGCCTCCTTCGGGCTGGGCCCGGTGCCGTCGGCGCTGATGGGGGTGACCACCGCGGTGGGCGGCGGCATGCTCCGCGACGTGCTGGCCGGACTGCAGCCCTCGGTGCTGCGGCGCGACTCCGAGCTGTACGCGCTGCCGGCGCTGGTCGGGGCAGGCGCGGCATCGCTGCTGTTCTACACCGGCGCCTACAACTGGTGGACCGGTGCACTGGCCGCGCTCGGCGCGATCGTCCTGCGCCTTCTCGCGGTCCGCTACCACTGGAGCGCCCCGCGCGCACTGCGCCGGCAGGGAGGGGAGTCCTGA
- a CDS encoding ABC transporter ATP-binding protein — MAASRYRIHDDRMAEATLPGMLARVPGTAATALRWAWRASPRDTAATLLLHAAAGVLEELFSAVPTADRVAAALPALLALAGAAVARGALQAAAGWAQARLKPQVERRAEVHLFDLTARIELESFDDSSFNDAMYRARDRGLYEAGRVIDAAVEVLSAAIGLAAVAGVLAVLHPVLLPLLALTVAPAGWAAVRAARMRYRQMRELTNGRRRKWTLGDLLASRDSAAELRAYTMGRFLLEEYTRLADRERAAMLAVARRQTAVRAVGDAAGGAATAATYAALGALLLAGGMPLAVAGTAVLAIRQGQAALQTLLFSVNMMYESGLYFTDFTEFCAAARRRLPPPPPAGARPPGPLRELAVRGVHFCYPTAEEPALRGVDLRVRAGEIVALVGENGSGKTTLARLICGLYRAQRGAVAWNGADVAELPGEALRRRIGLIAQEYCRWPMTAERNVAMDAAADRARLSRAARQSGADAVVARLARGWDTVLDPRFAQGADLSGGQWQRIAGARGLYRDADLLIVDEPTAALDARAEHAFFETLREHARGRTVVLITHRLASVRMADRIVVLDRGRVAEQGGHAELMARGGLYAELYRLQADAYRERAA; from the coding sequence ATGGCCGCCTCCCGGTACCGCATCCACGACGACCGGATGGCCGAGGCCACCCTGCCCGGCATGCTCGCCCGGGTCCCGGGGACGGCCGCCACCGCGCTGCGCTGGGCATGGCGGGCCTCGCCCCGCGACACCGCGGCGACACTGCTGCTGCACGCGGCCGCCGGGGTGCTCGAAGAGCTGTTCAGCGCGGTGCCCACCGCCGACCGGGTCGCGGCGGCGCTGCCCGCCCTGCTCGCGCTCGCCGGGGCCGCGGTGGCGCGCGGCGCGCTGCAGGCGGCGGCCGGCTGGGCCCAGGCCCGGCTCAAACCGCAGGTGGAGCGGCGAGCCGAAGTCCACCTGTTCGACCTGACCGCCCGGATCGAACTGGAGAGCTTCGACGACTCCTCGTTCAACGACGCGATGTACCGGGCACGCGACCGGGGCCTTTACGAGGCGGGGCGGGTCATCGACGCCGCGGTGGAGGTGCTCTCCGCAGCGATCGGACTGGCCGCCGTCGCCGGGGTACTGGCGGTCCTGCACCCGGTGCTGCTGCCGCTGCTGGCGCTCACCGTGGCGCCGGCGGGCTGGGCGGCGGTGCGCGCCGCGCGGATGCGCTACCGGCAGATGCGGGAGCTGACCAACGGCCGCCGCCGCAAGTGGACCCTGGGCGACCTGCTGGCCTCCCGCGACTCCGCGGCGGAGCTGCGCGCCTACACCATGGGGCGCTTCCTGCTGGAGGAGTACACCCGGCTGGCCGACCGGGAACGCGCGGCCATGCTGGCGGTCGCCCGCAGGCAGACCGCGGTGCGGGCGGTCGGCGACGCCGCCGGCGGCGCGGCCACCGCCGCCACCTACGCGGCGCTGGGCGCCCTGCTGCTGGCCGGCGGGATGCCGCTGGCCGTGGCGGGCACGGCGGTGCTGGCGATCCGGCAGGGGCAGGCGGCCCTGCAGACCCTGCTGTTCTCGGTCAACATGATGTACGAGTCGGGCCTGTACTTCACCGACTTCACCGAGTTCTGCGCGGCCGCCCGGCGCCGCCTGCCGCCGCCCCCGCCCGCCGGGGCCCGGCCCCCCGGCCCGCTGCGCGAGCTGGCCGTGCGCGGCGTCCACTTCTGCTATCCCACCGCGGAGGAGCCGGCGCTGCGCGGCGTCGACCTGCGGGTGCGGGCCGGCGAGATCGTCGCGCTGGTGGGCGAGAACGGGTCCGGCAAGACCACCCTGGCCCGGCTGATCTGCGGGCTGTACCGGGCCCAGCGGGGCGCGGTGGCCTGGAACGGCGCCGACGTCGCCGAGCTGCCCGGGGAGGCGCTGCGCCGCCGCATCGGCCTGATCGCCCAGGAGTACTGCCGGTGGCCGATGACCGCCGAACGCAATGTCGCGATGGACGCCGCCGCCGACCGGGCCCGGCTGTCCCGCGCGGCGCGGCAGAGCGGCGCCGACGCGGTGGTCGCCCGGCTGGCCCGGGGCTGGGACACCGTCCTTGACCCGCGGTTCGCCCAGGGCGCCGACCTCTCCGGCGGGCAGTGGCAGCGCATCGCCGGCGCGCGCGGGCTGTACCGCGACGCCGACCTGCTCATCGTCGACGAACCGACGGCGGCCCTGGACGCCCGCGCCGAGCACGCCTTCTTCGAGACGCTCCGCGAGCACGCGCGCGGGCGCACCGTCGTGCTCATCACGCACCGCCTGGCGTCGGTGCGGATGGCCGACCGGATCGTGGTGCTGGACCGCGGCCGGGTCGCCGAGCAGGGCGGCCACGCCGAGCTGATGGCGCGCGGCGGCCTCTACGCCGAGCTGTACCGGCTGCAGGCCGACGCCTACCGGGAGCGGGCGGCCTGA
- a CDS encoding Dps family protein: protein MTTTRTPEQRGSQPWLHQKGSEIQRFGTVRQFPVGLSYDARMYSCQRLNQVLADTQILHALYKKHHWLMRGHTFYQLHLLMDKHAGEQTAIIDALAERVQTLGGVAIGDPRHVAEVTRVPRPPDGAEEVPAMLSRLLEAHEIILVDAHEAARKADELGDDGTNDLLVSDVIRTGELQAWFLAEHLVDTPLVRT from the coding sequence GTGACCACCACCCGAACGCCCGAACAGCGCGGCAGCCAGCCGTGGCTGCACCAGAAGGGCTCCGAGATCCAGCGGTTCGGCACGGTCCGGCAGTTCCCGGTCGGTCTCTCCTACGACGCCCGGATGTACTCCTGCCAGCGGCTCAACCAGGTGCTGGCCGACACCCAGATCCTGCACGCGCTGTACAAGAAGCACCACTGGCTGATGCGCGGGCACACCTTCTACCAGCTGCATCTGCTGATGGACAAGCACGCCGGGGAGCAGACCGCGATCATCGACGCGCTGGCCGAGCGGGTGCAGACGCTGGGCGGCGTCGCGATCGGCGACCCCCGGCACGTCGCCGAGGTCACCCGGGTGCCGCGCCCGCCGGACGGGGCCGAGGAGGTCCCGGCGATGCTCTCCCGGCTGCTGGAGGCGCACGAGATCATCCTGGTCGACGCGCACGAGGCGGCGCGCAAGGCCGACGAGCTGGGCGACGACGGCACCAACGACCTGCTGGTCTCCGACGTCATCCGCACCGGGGAACTGCAGGCCTGGTTCCTCGCCGAGCACCTGGTCGACACCCCGCTGGTGCGCACCTGA
- a CDS encoding DUF1918 domain-containing protein encodes MQATVGDRVKINSRVVGMKEQTGEIVEVRGPEGEPPYLVRFEDGHEGLIFPGPDALIVRQPGPVD; translated from the coding sequence ATGCAGGCCACCGTGGGCGACCGGGTGAAGATCAACTCCCGGGTCGTCGGAATGAAGGAACAGACCGGAGAGATCGTCGAGGTGCGCGGCCCGGAGGGGGAGCCGCCCTACCTGGTCCGCTTCGAGGACGGCCATGAGGGGCTGATCTTCCCGGGACCGGATGCGCTGATCGTGCGGCAGCCCGGCCCGGTCGACTGA